CATCGAGTGTCCTCGATACGCCGCTCGTCAACGTTTGCTTTGTGTCCTGCGATGTGAGTTTCTGTGCCTGTCCAGCTGACTGTAGGATGACAATGTGTACAAGAACAACACACGGTCATTCATCAAGGACTGGCTCGCGTTGCTGCAGTCAAGAAAGAACGGACACACGTTCTTGATCGTCCTCGTGAACGCGCCGACCGCGACAGGTGTTGCACAGAACTCAAAGAACGTGTTCGGTCGCGATAAGGGAATcatcgccaagctcaaggccgactTCAACCTCAACAAGCGGGACATGTGCGCATAATCCCGAGGTGTGCTGACGCCAGTTGTGCCCAGATCAACCTCCCTCCGGCCGGGACTGCAGACCTTGCCGCTTGGCCTGACGTTGTGAACAAGCTCAAAGACAACCTGCTGGTCGCGTTCGATAACGCTGTCgtggagcgcgaggaggaagtcAAGCGTGGGGAGGCGCAGCGCGTGACGGTCGGCTGGAACTTCTGCACCTGGTTCCTGCTCAAGGAGAGTCTGGCCAACTCGTTCGAGGGTGTCAACCTCTATGAGGATGCGCTCGTCATCtacgaggagctcgaggccgcgtTCCTGCAGGTGCAGAAGGAACAGAACCTGAGCTGGTTCGGCGCGCTGGGCGGCACAGGACCACGAGATGACTCGCTCCCTATCCTCGACACGAGCGCCAAACCGTACCGCGACATGCTTATTCAAAGTAATATTACCGTCTTTGACTTTAGGATATACGTGTTTGCGCGCCAGTGCCAGCTGCTCGGCAAGATCGGGCGCATCACTGAGATCGCGAAGCGCGGTCAATGGTTCGtcgcgagcttggcgaggaagctgcgcgaggcgagggtgagcttCGGGCCTCAACTccagctgaccacaggACGACCTGCCGGAGTTCTTCATCGAGAGCTGGACATTCACTGCGTGTATGGACCTTGTTGCCCGCTGCGACGAGTGGTCCCGACTAGACCGCCCAAGCGGAGACTACTCGGGCTTAATAGCGTATGAGTCTGCTCGCTCTGAGCTCCTAGACGTCGCGAGGATACAGGTTGAGCGCATTGGTGTCGCCACTGGCAAGCTCCCCGATCGATATCCTTACAAGGCAGCGGTGGACGTCGCGGACAGCGATGACGAGAAGCTTTACGCCGCTTCAGAGACTGGGAGTATCGTCAACCCTGACGCTGAGCCAGCATCGCCGAGACCTGTACTCTCGAATCAGACGTTCATGGATGCAATCAAGAACGAGGAGGTCTTCTTCAACCTCTATGAAGATTATTCCAGACAGGCACTACAAGCGTACCAGGCGTGCGGGAAAGTTAACTCGATGATCCGGATCAAGATGGGCCTCGCAGCATTAGCGCAGTTTGCCAACAAGTTCGACCCTGCGTTCGAGTACTACCGGTCACTCTCGAAAGACTGTCTCGAGCTGCATATATGGGACCGCGTGACGAAGTTTGCTCTTGAGGGCGCCCTCGTGTGccacgccaagctcgaAAAGGAGCAGGACGCGCAGTGGGTGAACTGGGCACTCGAGTACCTCCACGCGTGTGCCGtcacgctcgaggcggagggagaAAAGGACCAGCTTGAGACGACAGTGGCGGCGCTGCGTGCACTGCAAGAACCACGGCAGGTGCCGAACAACAAGGTGTTCTCTATGCAGGTACTCGACCACGCTGCCGAGTTTGACACATGTGTCAGCCGAACATACCTCAACGTTGAAGTGGAGAATGCGTTGCCGATCCTCATGGCCGTCGAGAACGCCAAACTTGAGTTCGACTCGGAGGTATTCGAGAGCATAACCTACGCAACGGGACCGATGGAGCTCAAGCCTGGCAAGCAGGTCGTCAAGTTCTACTGCTCGGTGAGCATATGTGCGGTGCGGTTCAGCTGACCTCAGACCTCCATCGCGGGCCCCATCACCCTCCGCCAGGCTGTCGTCACCTTCGGCTCCATCTCGGTCGTCAACGTGTTCCCGAAGAACCAGCTCATTGTCCCCGTGCATCGCAACCTGCTTGGATTGCGAACAGTCCTGCGCATGCCCACACTGAGTACGTGCTTTGTCTACACCGCTGACACCCAGTCGACTTGAATAAGGAGAAgcaggtcgtcctcgaggtgcaCACCGGACGGCAAGCAGccaaggcggcgcggctcgtcgtcgcgtcgctgaccgaggaggtggggtTCATGCTCGAGCACGCCAGTTGTGAGGGGCGAGGTGAGTATTACTGTACCTTCAGTCAATGGTTGACCCATCTCAGCACTCGACGTCTCGTCTCAAAGCATCGGGATGGGAGACCTCGTGGCCGATGAAGTTGTCGCCATCAAAGTCCCATTCGCGGGCCTCCCAAGAGGCGATCTCGCCAAGACGCAGATTGTGGTGCAGTACGAATCACCCACCGGGCGGGTGTGCACGTACATCGACCAGCAGACGATCGACGTCGGTCTCCCGATTCTCGTCAACGTGCAGGACTTTTTCAGGCCCGAATTGCTGGTGTCAAGCTTCACCATCGCCTCGGACGGGCGGGAATATGTGCGCGTCGGTTCAGTCGAGTTGAAGACCAAGGACGCATTCGCAATAGAATCCTGTCGTCCAAACTGGGACGAGCCTCTCGTAAGACTCCTTGATGAGTTGAAGCTGATATCAGATCGTGACGCCGTCACAACCCATGACATGCCTCTTCAAAGTCAGGCCCACGGGTAAAACGATCTCCGGTGGCCAGGCCGTAGGCCTTGATATCAAGTACCAGACCGTGACGGGCGAAGTCGACCTCTTGGCCCAAGCCGCGCTGGATACGCTCCCAGAGTCGTGCGCCAAACTAGCTCGCGCGGTCCGAAACCACAtcgacgaccgcgccgcctgGCTGCAGCGCTACATTCTCTCGTCGGACGTTGGGGACATCTTCGACGCGGCATGGCAGAAAAGTGTCTCTAATGTCGCAGCCACGAGCATAGAGGCCTTCGTGGCCGCCTTCCGCCCAGCCGTGCCGGTGTGGCGCACCCTGCGTGTACCGGTCGAGAtccccctccgccgcctcctcaccacTGTGAACCTCACGCCCTCAGGGGGACCACGTGCAGTCTATGAGGGGAGGGCGATAGCATTCGACCTGGAGCTCGCCACCTCCTTCGCTTGGCTGGGGGAGACGCCTGTCGAGCGACCTGTGGTGTCGTATGAGCTCACGGCCAATGCCGACGACTGGGTCATCGTTggcaagaagcgcggcgTCTACGTCGCTGACCCCGCGACAACAGAGAGGCAGTCGATTGTCCTCGTGCCCGTTCGCCACGGGTCGCTGGCCCTTCCTCCCGTGACTGTGCAGCTTGTACAAGGCGGCGCCCCTGGTATCGTATGCGAGACGTACATTGCCAACGCGGCGCAGGGTGTCAAGGTCCTCCCCAGCCGCACAGGGATGACGGCACTTGTGCCCATCCAGCGCTGGGAGGAACAGTAGAGAACAACCGATAGAACCCATACCCAGCATCCGTCTTGTACCCAAAATGTACTACTTGTCCAGGAAACATGCATGCAGGTGATCGTAATTAATACAGTTGGTACACTTCTACTCTCTACTCTCTACTCTCTACCACCGCGCCAGTACATGCCCCACATACTCGGCCGTCATCTCGAGCTTGTGAGACTGCGCGACCGAGTCAATCATACGCAGTCGCGCACCAATGTCGCCGCGGTTTAAGAATGGGCGGAACGAACCGCCGCACTTATGCGTTGGCACGAGGTTCGTGCTtgcgtcctcgccgcacTTGAGGCACACAACGTCCTGCGTCTGCCacgccgcgacgaggcgcgacGCCATGTCGATGAGCGGGTGCTCAATCTGGAAACGGTCGTATGGACTTCCGCAACGTGCGCATGCCCACATGTCGCGCGGGGCCGGGTGCTTCTCGCCTGTCAGAAGGTCGACACTCGGCAGGCAGTCGGGATCGCGGcccaggtcgacgtcgcggaTCGCGTTGCAGCGCCCGCAGCTGATCATGGGGACGACAAGGCTATCACCGGGGTTACGGAATGTTGCCTCTGATGAAAACTCgcgcacgtcgacgagttGCAGGAGGCTGCGCCGCAGAATGATGACCGCCTCGCTATTCTCTGTTGAGAGGCCAAGCACCTCACACACTGACTTGATGAACTCAAGGGCGGCATTCTCACGTCCACGCACACGCCCTTTGGTGCCGGGCAGGTCAGGGAATGCGAgtacctcgtcgtctccgTTGgcgtgcgccgccgcctgctGCCGC
Above is a genomic segment from Cutaneotrichosporon cavernicola HIS019 DNA, chromosome: 1 containing:
- the TRS130 gene encoding uncharacterized protein (ER to Golgi transport-related protein), with translation MQKKEALVTYTFYPSGNQDLRNAVAGLEGQFPLRNLHWKSSTRPALRTIQKADIKLVELGDVSPTKDSVSSSVLDTPLVNVCFVSCDDDNVYKNNTRSFIKDWLALLQSRKNGHTFLIVLVNAPTATGVAQNSKNVFGRDKGIIAKLKADFNLNKRDICAQINLPPAGTADLAAWPDVVNKLKDNLLVAFDNAVVEREEEVKRGEAQRVTVGWNFCTWFLLKESLANSFEGVNLYEDALVIYEELEAAFLQVQKEQNLSWFGALGGTGPRDDSLPILDTSAKPYRDMLIQSNITVFDFRIYVFARQCQLLGKIGRITEIAKRGQWFVASLARKLREARDDLPEFFIESWTFTACMDLVARCDEWSRLDRPSGDYSGLIAYESARSELLDVARIQVERIGVATGKLPDRYPYKAAVDVADSDDEKLYAASETGSIVNPDAEPASPRPVLSNQTFMDAIKNEEVFFNLYEDYSRQALQAYQACGKVNSMIRIKMGLAALAQFANKFDPAFEYYRSLSKDCLELHIWDRVTKFALEGALVCHAKLEKEQDAQWVNWALEYLHACAVTLEAEGEKDQLETTVAALRALQEPRQVPNNKVFSMQVLDHAAEFDTCVSRTYLNVEVENALPILMAVENAKLEFDSEVFESITYATGPMELKPGKQVVKFYCSTSIAGPITLRQAVVTFGSISVVNVFPKNQLIVPVHRNLLGLRTVLRMPTLIDLNKEKQVVLEVHTGRQAAKAARLVVASLTEEVGFMLEHASCEGRALDVSSQSIGMGDLVADEVVAIKVPFAGLPRGDLAKTQIVVQYESPTGRVCTYIDQQTIDVGLPILVNVQDFFRPELLVSSFTIASDGREYVRVGSVELKTKDAFAIESCRPNWDEPLIVTPSQPMTCLFKVRPTGKTISGGQAVGLDIKYQTVTGEVDLLAQAALDTLPESCAKLARAVRNHIDDRAAWLQRYILSSDVGDIFDAAWQKSVSNVAATSIEAFVAAFRPAVPVWRTLRVPVEIPLRRLLTTVNLTPSGGPRAVYEGRAIAFDLELATSFAWLGETPVERPVVSYELTANADDWVIVGKKRGVYVADPATTERQSIVLVPVRHGSLALPPVTVQLVQGGAPGIVCETYIANAAQGVKVLPSRTGMTALVPIQRWEEQ